From a single Helicoverpa armigera isolate CAAS_96S chromosome 7, ASM3070526v1, whole genome shotgun sequence genomic region:
- the LOC110372055 gene encoding dnaJ homolog subfamily C member 21 yields the protein MKCHYEVLCVPKEASASEIKKAYRRLALQWHPDKNLENLVEAKEQFQLVQNAYEVLSDPQERAWYDNHREQLLRGAGSSYNDDSLDVYPYFSPSCYKGFGDDPQGFYGVYNEVFSKLITEETDFLDDPEDVAKIPTFGNSTSPYEEVNEFYAYWMAFSTNKSYVWLDQYEISQGDNRRVIKLMEKENNKIRQKARKERNEEIRRLVSFVRRKDKRVIEHTKLLQEKAEENKRKAEQVRRERIIQRQKEIEEAKKKEGESSFLQSEDYQKKLSEIESLLAEEFGLSSDDDTISEGGMESSNEESSKTEEASEASKATPKPSKSKSAIKNLYCSACNKLFKNIKSFENHENSKKHKENVAKMTLDDDIDISENDDDEADVDAHEEVLVNEDKAEGDKMNGQTKDEGEHMGNSTSDIEDNEDNDFRETLSDDSDKVQALPKSQKKKKNKKKFVPMPESEGNDSHDEMSFNEIEGPSRSRKAKKFNMLKSQIQAKKEANLKKGSQSQTSTENLYEVSSTTPTDDALGEAALPKDRPALPKTQRNIKPKKMVDRKPVRTKTSETEDSSTALNLRCAVCETDFPSKNKLFEHLKKTGHSIPLPQTSCTPPTRKGKRANR from the exons atgaagTGCCACTACGAAGTATTGTGTGTACCGAAAGAAGCATCAGCTTCTGAAATAAAGAAGGCTTACAGGCGCCTTGCATTGCAATGGCATCCCGACAAAAACTTAGAGAATTTGGTAGAGGCCAAAGAACAGTTTCAGCTTGTGCAGAATGCTTATGAAGTGCTTTCGGACCCCCAGGAGAGAGCTTG GTATGACAATCACAGAGAGCAGCTACTTCGTGGAGCCGGGAGCTCCTACAATGATGACAGTCTTGATGTTTATCCTTACTTTAGTCCGTCCTGTTACAAAGGTTTTGGTGATGACCCACAAGGTTTCTATGGAGTTTACAATGAG GTATTCTCCAAACTGATAACAGAAGAAACCGACTTCCTAGATGACCCTGAGGATGTTGCCAAAATTCCTACATTTGGCAACTCTACCTCTCCATATGAAGAAGTGAATGAATTTTATGCTTATTGGATGGCGTTCTCAACTAacaaaa GTTATGTATGGCTGGACCAGTACGAGATCTCACAAGGTGACAACAGAAGGGTCATCAAGTTGATGgagaaagaaaacaataaaattaggCAGAAAGCTCGGAAAGAGAGAAATGAGGAGATAAGGAGGCTTGTCAGCTTCGTCCGCAGGAAGGACAAGAGAGTCATAGAGCATACTAAACTGTTGCAGGAGAAAgctgaagaaaataaaaggaaG GCAGAACAAGTAAGGAGAGAAAGGATAATACAGAGACAAAAAGAAATAGAGGAAGCAAAGAAGAAAGAAGGTGAAAGCTCTTTCTTACAAAGTGAGGATTATCAAAAGAAATTAAGTGAAATAGAGTCTCTTCTAGCTGAGGAGTTTGGTCTATCCTCCGATGATGACACTATCAGTGAAGGGGGAATGGAAAGCAGTAATGAGGAAAGTTCTAAGACTGAGGAG gCTAGCGAGGCATCTAAAGCTACACCTAAACCTTCAAAATCTAAATCAGCAATCAAAAACCTATATTGTTCAGCTTGTAACAAATTGTTTAAGAATATTAAATCATTTGAAAATCATGAAAACAGTAAGAAACATAAAGAAAATGTAGCTAAAATGACATTAGATGATGATATTGATATatcggagaatgatgatgatgaagctgaTGTGGACGCCCATGAGGAAGTGTTAGTGAATGAAGATAAGGCTGAAGGTGACAAAATGAACGGCCAAACTAAGGATGAAGGAGAACATATGGGCAACTCTACTTCAGATATTGAAGACAATGAGGATAATGATTTCAGAGAGACTTTGAGTGACGATTCTGATAAAGTTCAG GCTTTACCCAAAAGtcagaaaaagaagaagaacaaaaagaaGTTTGTTCCAATGCCAGAAAGTGAAGGCAATGACAGTCATGATGAGATGAGTTTTAATGAAATAGAAGGACCATCACGCAGTAGAAAGGCAAAAAAGTTTAATATGCTCAAGAGTCAGATACAAGCTAAGAAAGAAGCTAACTTAAAGAAAGGTTCTCAATCTCAGACTTCTACAGAGAATTTATATGAAGTATCTAGCACCACTCCCACAGATGATGCGCTTGGTGAAGCAGCTCTGCCAAAGGACAGGCCTGCATTGCCCAAGACTCAGAGAAATATCAAGCCAAAGAAGATGGTAGATAGAAAACCAGTGAGAACTAAAACAAGTGAAACAGAAGACTCAAGCACAGCTTTGAACCTCAGATGTGCAGTCTGTGAAACAGACTTCCCATCAAAGAATAAACTGTTTGAGCACTTAAAAAAGACAGGGCACTCCATACCTCTCCCTCAGACTAGCTGCACACCACCAACTAGGAAAGGTAAAAGAGCTAATAGGTAA